In a genomic window of Henningerozyma blattae CBS 6284 chromosome 9, complete genome:
- the YPK3 gene encoding putative protein kinase YPK3 (similar to Saccharomyces cerevisiae YBR028C; ancestral locus Anc_3.229): MIFHLDEELAKGQNINEVKNIPTRYLDHLDSALTENETSILLSKKNDNYLQIPNDQAILSDSNEDNMVEYKRSQDKERVRRRSSLIAKFSAASPPFTSRLSILNNGSSIPKGELFGDKMSGTHYYNTLQEEGQNVQFIDKIPDQHDLGTTRTLYDFKPVRVLGKGAYGKVILVKDKYTSKLYAMKQLRKAEILINDTSNNNQEQKENVENTGENEENTILAKRIERTFAERTILSELEHPNIVKLFYSFRDDSKLYLLLQYIPGGELFYHLKEQGTLDEDTVAFYAAEISCALKFLHEKGIVYRDLKPENCLLNEKGHLVLTDFGLSKKSLSESRTPSAVDLKAKLISNEDYSIVSEEEDVVALHSIIGTPEYCAPEILMGQPYTQNCDWYSLGCLIYDMLVGKPPFTGNNHKVILNKIQKEKVGPKIPYYLSDGMKDMLGALLKKDNSKRWNVDKYWKEEKKRDLSNRGKNNNKKKKNSERASIFQAHFIFRKINWEELEKGNLQNTIGPILPVITDWELAENFDSEFTNMEYSFDDHAININDIDERDNFITNGNTHSSSKNIDIRVGSGTTLSNFNGSSTTLNMDIMNGTNAFSRNGSNNNTDRNTGDMFKGFSYSANASYLERYF, from the coding sequence ATGATATTTCACTTAGACGAAGAACTTGCCAAAGGGCAAAACATAAATGaggtaaaaaatattccaacAAGATATTTAGATCATTTGGATTCTGCTCTGACTGAGAACGAAACTAGTATTTTGctatcaaagaaaaatgacAACTATCTTCAAATTCCAAATGACCAAGCTATATTAAGTGACTCGAACGAAGATAATATGGTGGAGTATAAAAGAAGCCAAGATAAGGAGAGAGTGAGAAGGAGATCTTCCTTAATAGCTAAGTTTTCAGCTGCATCTCCACCTTTCACTAGCAGGCTAagcattttaaataatggaTCATCTATACCTAAGGGTGAATTGTTTGGTGACAAAATGTCAGGAACTCATTACTATAATACTTTACAAGAAGAGGGCCAAAATGTACAGTTCATTGATAAAATCCCTGATCAGCATGATTTAGGAACTACTAGAACTCTCTATGACTTTAAACCTGTTAGAGTCTTAGGTAAAGGTGCTTATGGGAAAGTTATTCTTGTTAAGGATAAATACACAAGTAAACTATATGCCATGAAACAGTTGAGAAAGGcagaaattttaattaatgatacttcaaataataaccaggaacaaaaagaaaatgtaGAGAATACTggtgaaaatgaagaaaatacaatattggccaaaagaattgaaagaaCTTTTGCGGAGAGAACAATTTTGTCTGAACTTGAACACCCAAACATTgttaaattgttttataGTTTTCGTGATGACagtaaattatatttattattacaatatATTCCTGGTGGTGAACTATTCTATCATTTGAAGGAGCAAGGTACTTTAGACGAGGATACCGTTGCCTTTTATGCTGCAGAGATAAGTTGTGCCCTTAAATTCTTGCATGAAAAGGGTATTGTTTATAGGGATTTGAAGCCAGAAAATTGCTTATTAAACGAAAAAGGCCATCTAGTGCTAACTGATTTCGGTTTAAGCAAAAAGAGTTTATCAGAATCACGTACACCATCTGCCGTTGACCTTAAGGCGAAGTTGATTTCAAATGAAGATTATAGTATTGTTAGTGAGGAAGAAGATGTGGTCGCATTACATTCAATTATTGGAACTCCAGAATACTGTGCACCTGAAATTTTAATGGGCCAACCATACACTCAAAATTGTGATTGGTATTCTTTAGGATGTTTAATATATGATATGTTAGTTGGGAAGCCACCATTTACTGGTAATAATCACAAAGTAATTCTAAATAAGattcaaaaagaaaaagttgGGCCAAAGATCCCATATTATCTGAGTGACGGCATGAAAGACATGCTAGGCGCATTGTTAAAGAAAGATAATTCCAAAAGATGGAATGTTGATAAATATTggaaagaagaaaagaaacGGGATTTGTCAAATCGtggtaaaaataataataaaaagaaaaaaaactcaGAAAGAGCTTCAATTTTCCAAGCACATTTTatctttagaaaaattaattgggAGGAACTAGAAAAGggtaatttacaaaatactATTGGCCCTATATTACCAGTTATTACAGATTGGGAATTAGCAGAGAATTTTGATAGTGAGTTTACAAATATGGAGTATAGTTTTGATGATCACgctattaatattaatgatatcgATGAAAgagataattttataacAAATGGTAATACTCATTCTAGttctaaaaatatagatattCGTGTAGGAAGTGGTACAACTTTGAGTAATTTTAATGGAAGTAGTACAACACTAAACATGGATATTATGAATGGCACTAATGCATTCAGCAGAAACGggtcaaataataatactgatAGAAATACTGGAGATATGTTCAAGGGATTTAGTTATTCAGCTAACGCCAGTTATTTAGAAAGGTATTTTTAG